In Nicotiana tabacum cultivar K326 chromosome 17, ASM71507v2, whole genome shotgun sequence, one DNA window encodes the following:
- the LOC107820254 gene encoding uncharacterized protein LOC107820254: MSGRGEESDSDAPEELTTLQGIEKDEEIRKVERENKARVVREGKERRRQWAQKLTPRPTRNDESIEDIKEPENAEGSKDNGGMLPDEIVKILAAREKKIFSSDSEEEDHEKKPTSKKKRSKSSGSGPVILKDLPPPPCLESSLEFLKKRKMQVSRSSAVLNNSNQALRLLSTSGLLRSK, encoded by the exons ATGTCGGGACGAGGAGAAGAGAGCGATTCCGATGCTCCCGAAGAACTCACTACCTTACAG GGAATTGAAAAAGATGAGGAGATTAGAAAAGTTGAACGAGAAAATAAGGCTAG AGTTGTTCGAGAAGGTAAGGAACGTCGTAGACAATGGGCTCAAAAGTTAACTCCACGACCTACGCGAAATGATGAAAGCATTGAAGACATAAAAGAACCTGAGAATGCCGAGGGGTCAAAGGACAATGGAGGAATGCTACCTGATGAGATTGTGAAAATCCTTGCAGCTCGTGAGAA GAAAATCTTCTCGTCAGACTCAGAAGAAGAAGATCATGAGAAGAAGCCTACCTCTAAAAAGAAAAGATCCAAGAGCTCTGG GTCTGGACCAGTTATCTTGAAGGATCTACCACCTCCTCCGTGCTTAGAGAGCTCACTGGAATTCTTAAAGAAACGCAAGATGCAGGTGTCAAGATCATCAGCTGTTTTGAACAATTCCAATCAAGCATTACGGCTTCTATCCACATCTGGGTTGCTACGAAGCAAATGA
- the LOC107820250 gene encoding uncharacterized protein LOC107820250, translated as MDARYFPGKSKRRALDVTYSHHLHVNIFYVVIDLHFQELNRHFDAVITDLLLGMASLNLVNLFGNFDKNRIMRLAEYYPNEFDSIKFRDLSCQLDSFIVYARGVDKRFFGMKGISDLAKVLVKSDLHQTWPLIYLLIKLTLILPVATASVERAFSSMNYIKSELRNNIGDEILNSCLVCYVERKIFSSVSNDAIIHRFQHMKSRRA; from the coding sequence ATGGACGCTCGCTACTTTCCTGGGAAGTCGAAGCGTAGAGCTCTTGATGTTACATATTCTCATCATTTGCATGTCAACATTTTTTATGTTGTTATAGATTTGCATTTTCAAGAGCTTAACCGTCACTTTGATGCTGTGATTACTGACTTACTCCTCGGTATGGCTAGCTTAAATCTAGTTAATTTATTTGGTAATTTTGATAAGAACAGGATAATGAGGTTGGCTGAATATTATCCGAATGAGTTTGATAGCATCAAGTTTCGAGATCTCAGTTGTCAGCTTGATAGTTTTATAGTTTATGCCCGTGGTGTTGACAAGAGGTTCTTTGGCATGAAGGGAATTAGTGATCTTGCTAAGGTGTTGGTTAAGTCAGATCTGCATCAAACTTGGCCACTTATTTATTTGCTTATCAAGTTGACTCTCATTCTTCCTGTTGCTACAGCTTCTGTGGAACGAGCTTTCTCATCCATGAACTACATCAAAAGTGAACTTCGTAACAACATCGGTGATGAAATTTTAAATAGTTGTTTAGTATGCTATGTAGAGCGTAAGATATTTTCAAGTGTCAGCAATGATGCTATTATTCATCGTTTTCAACATATGAAAAGTCGTCGAGCATAG
- the LOC142171875 gene encoding uncharacterized protein LOC142171875, producing MALAKKHSDVDDFFCIVTNVLNIVGASFKRMDLLREHQAEKLEELLKSGEVHTRRGLNKKCGLQRPGDTRCGSHYKTLDNLIVLFSSIIHVLEFTSRECPNYADRIVAERLMGKIKEVDFAFMLHLMLKVLTMTNELNCALQRMDKDIVNAMGLFTLTKQRLQTMKNSEY from the coding sequence ATGGCTCTTGCAAAGAAGCATTCAGATGTAGATGACTTTTTTTGTATAGTTACTAATGTCTTAAATATTGTTGGAGCATCTTTTAAGCGCATGGATTTGCTTCGAGAACATCAAGCTGAAAAATTAGAGGAGTTGCTCAAATCAGGTGAAGTGCATACTCGACGAGGATTAAATAAAAAATGTGGGCTTCAACGGCCAGGTGATACTCGTTGTGGTTCTCATTATAAAACATTGGATAACCTTATTGTCCTATTTTCATCGATTATTCATGTGCTTGAATTTACTTCACGTGAGTGTCCAAACTATGCCGACAGAATTGTTGCTGAAAGACTTATGGGTAAGATTAAGGAAGTTGATTTTGCTTTTATGTTGCACTTAATGTTAAAAGTTTTaacaatgacaaatgagttgaACTGTGCATTACAAAGGATGGATAAAGATATTGTCAATGCTATGGGACTCTTTACTCTTACAAAGCAACGATTACAAACGATGAAGAATAGTGAATATTGA
- the LOC107820249 gene encoding uncharacterized protein LOC107820249 yields the protein MDRFVTRMNVGQPIFSSTNPSIASSIAPKIQRVKFLSDLDLEYLNADPGDRKPITEYNPNIRDEVGRHYIQKKPCQPVNHNFSKTKFGKTMRQFCPGWFKGQHSKWLEYSISNDVAYCLCCYLFKNEHESNGNTGDAFTKNNFKAWNRAIGRFKAHVGEVNSIHNKCFNMMLDLMNQSQSIRTSFDKQSEKEKSEFRRRLSASIDVARFILRLGFPFRGHDESQSSTNRGIFLELLQWYGDIDRDIGSIILENAPRNEMMCSPSIQKDIVDACAKETITVFIENLDGDFFGILVDESKDISHK from the coding sequence ATGGATAGGTTTGTCACAAGAATGAATGTTGGGCAACCAATTTTTAGTTCTACTAATCCATCTATTGCTTcatccatagctccaaaaattcAGAGGGTCAAATTTCTTTCTGATCTTGATTTAGAATATCTCAACGCTGATCCGGGAGATAGAAAGCCTATTACAGAATACAACCCTAATATACGTGATGAAGTTGGAAGACATTATATTCAAAAAAAGCCTTGCCAGCCTGTGAATCataatttttctaaaactaaGTTTGGGAAGACAATGCGTCAGTTTTGTCCTGGTTGGTTTAAGGGTCAACATTCTAAGTGGTTGGAATACAGTATATCAAACGATGTTGCATATTGTTTGTGTTGCTATTTGTTCAAAAATGAACATGAAAGTAATGGAAATACGGGAGATGCTTTTACAAAAAATAACTTTAAAGCTTGGAACAGGGCTATTGGAAGATTTAAAGCTCATGTTGGAGAAGTAAATAGCATACACAACAAGTGTTTCAACATGATGCTTGATTTAATGAATCAATCACAATCAATTCGCACTTCTTTTGACAAACAATCCGAGAAAGAAAAAAGTGAGTTTCGACGTCGCTTGAGTGCTTCAATCGATGTGGCAAGATTTATTTTGAGATTAGGTTTTCCATTTCGTGGGCATGACGAGAGTCAATCTTCTACAAATAGAGGTATCTTTCTTGAGCTTTTGCAATGGTATGGAGATATTGATCGGGATATTGGAagcattatattagaaaatgctccaagaaatgaaatgatgtgttcTCCAAGTATTCAAAAAGATATTGTTGATGCTTGTGCTAAAGAAACAATCACAGTTTTCATTGAAAACCTGGATGGGGATTTTTTCGGGATACTAGTTGATGAATCAAAAGACATATCACACAAATAG
- the LOC107820253 gene encoding cold-regulated 413 plasma membrane protein 2-like — MGRMDYLAMKTDEDTNKLINEDINELKLAAKKLFDHATKLGGLGFGTSFLKWVSSFAAIYLLILDRTNWRTNMLTGLLIPYIFFSFPSVLFHLFRGEVGKWIAFVAVVLRLFFPRHFPDWLEMPGSLILLLVVAPNLFAETFRDNWVGTVVCLLIGCYLLQEHIRASGGFRNSFTQSNGISNTVGIVLLLVYPIWSLVLHVV; from the exons ATGGGGAGAATGGATTATTTGGCAATGAAAACTGATGAAGACACTAACAAATTGATTAATGAAGATATCAATGAGCTCAAATTAGCTGCTAAGAAGCTATTTGATCATGCCACTAAGCTTGGTGGTCTTGGATTTGGCACTTCTTTCCTCAAATGGGTCTCCTCCTTTGCTGCCAT TTATTTGCTGATACTGGACCGGACAAACTGGAGAACAAATATGCTGACTGGACTTCTAATCCCCTATATTTTCTTCAGTTTCCCTTCAGTGTTATTCCACTTATTCAG AGGAGAGGTTGGGAAATGGATTGCTTTCGTTGCAGTAGTACTCAGGCTTTTCTTTCCACGACATTTTCCAG ATTGGTTGGAGATGCCTGGTTCATTAATCCTACTTCTAGTGGTTGCACCAAACCTCTTTGCCGAAACTTTCAGAGACAATTGGGTTGGCACTGTGGTGTGTCTTTTGATTGGTTGCTATCTCCTCCAAGAGCATATCAGAGCATCTGGTGGATTCAGAAATTCCTTCACACAAAGCAATGGTATATCTAACACAGTTGGTATTGTCCTTCTGTTGGTTTATCCAATATGGTCTCTGGTACTCCACGTCGTTTGA